The Rhodamnia argentea isolate NSW1041297 chromosome 10, ASM2092103v1, whole genome shotgun sequence sequence TATGTCATCCAGAAATCCCCGAGCTGTCATATCCAGGACAAGAACCGCGAAGATGAAAGCGCCATTCATCGCAGCTTTCTCTTCCAGAGGACCCCAACTAATCACGCTCAACATTCTTAAGGtagaaactctctctctctctctctctctctctctctctcatgtcgaTGACGTCTGTGCATATGCACAGCCCGACCTTGCAGCACCCGGAATCGACATACTAGCTGCTTATTCAAAACTCCCACCAGTGACGGAGGATCCGCTAGACAGGCGACATGCCACATTCAACATACTATCGGGAACGTCCATGGCCTGTCCTCACGCGGTAGCGGCAGCAGCCTACGTGAAGAGCTTTCACCCAAATTGGTCACCGGCCGCGATCAAGTCAGCTCTAATGACTACCGGTGAGTCTGTCTCAAAGACCTTTAGGACAACCTCAACCAAATAATTAGTGTCAGATGTccaaagaaaaggcattttttagcaaattttcatAAGAATGAGAATTTCACTCCTTTTTGTGTCCCGAGGCTTGTCTAACTAATCAGCTCCTCCTTTCAGCCATGCCTATGAAGATCAAGGACCAGTTCGCCGAGCTAAGTTCGGGGTCAGGCCAAATCAATCCAGTGAAGGCTGTGAATCCCGGCCTCGTGTACGACATCACTATGAGGTCATACATCAGCTTCTTATGCAAGGAAGGATACAATGGCACAACCATCGCCTTGCTCACCGGCGGCAAGAAGAAATTCAGTTGCTCAAGCTTCAAGCCGGCACATGGCACCGACGGCCTAAACTACCCTTCCATGCATCTCCAACTCACGGATGCAAGTGCTAGCATCTCCGCCATCTTTCTCCGAACCGTGACAAACGTTGGGTCGGTCAAAACGGTGTATAAGGCCAGAGTGACTGCCCCAGAGGGTGTCTCCATCCAGGTCATCCCGGACACTCTGGAGTTTGAAAAGTTGCACGAGAAGCGGTCATTCAAGGTCGTGGTCGAGGGTGGCCGGGTAAAGAAGGGAACACACATCATGTCAGGGTCACTTGAATGGAGCGACTCGAGACATCGAGTTAAGAGTCCAATCTTAGTTTTCACCACTGACCAACCAATTATAGGACAGAGTAGATAAAATCTCGTCATATGATCTGGCTATGTTGTCTCAACCACAAGGCTAGCCTTGTTCTAGAGCTAGAATTCAATACAGGTTacgttttcttctctttaaatTTCAACATTAATGAATGGTCGACGCAGCCATGCGTCGGGGAAGGAAAGAGGATCCCTTTCTCTTGATCCGGATCTTTCCTAATCCAGAGCTTAAAAGGAACAACAGCAATGATCGGAACAACAAATATGCCAAATGGAACTATTTTGTCAGGATAGTCACATTTGTTGTCGAATAAAGCAGAGCCTTTTCTGCAGTCACAGATAAAGAACACTGAATGCCCCATAGTAAATTGGTCTTCAATGGAGATGAAATACCATACATGCCGAGAGATATTTTCAGGCCCGACAATACTCTAGAAGAAAATAGCGGGCATGCGCATGAAAGCTACAATGATTTCAGGATGGAAAAACATGTCATCTCACTTTGATCACGTGACACTAAGTCTCAGGTTATAGATAGGCCACCTCACCATCAGACACGAATGTTGGAGCACTAAAACTTCACGATACTCATTATAGTGGATGAGCAGTGATTACCAGACAATTGAACATACAAAGTATAATGCTCTACGCACTTTGGAGAGGATAGGAGTAGTAGGGAGAGATATTTCCATCCACAATAGCCTTCCGATACCGCATGATGGATAATGATTATTCCGATTCAGGCAGAGGCCCCACAGCCACTGCTGAATCATGCAGAGGGACAAAGGCCTGAGGGGGAGAGAATGGCAATATCTCGATAGGCCGAAGGAGTAGGCGGACATCTAGGAGAAAGGTTAACAAACTCCAGTGCCTGCTGCCTTAGTTGTAATGGGTAGTCGGCAACACATCCAATTCTAGGACCAGCACCTGTTGACCATTTCAGTGAGAGTTGATGCCCTAGTTGATACGATCTTGCCACACTCTTGGAATTTATTCTTTGCAAGATTGCCTTCTTGGGTACCTCGGCTCTAGGGCTCTGTAGACCACCAGACAAGGTCCTCTTGTAAATGCTACTCTCTTGAGGGTTGGTGGCTTCTGTTAACCCAACAGATACACTCTCCGtctcttcttttgaaatttcaggTTGGGAAAGTTCTGGGGTTTCAGAAGTGCCAACTGAACTTCCCCTTACACTTGGTTTGTTATCTTCATACGTTTCAGAATCATCACTGGCCTTACGTATCTGGAATGAGACATAAACCAAACCATCAGAGAGAGTTACAGCACCTGGGAACGCTAGGTGTTAAATATAAAACAGGGAAAAAACAGCAAATAGAATGCCTTCCATGGGCATTAGGTGTGCAAAGACCAGCCAATCCTGAATTGGGCTGAACATGATATTAAAATCACGAGACAGTCCATGACTTGCTATGGATGCTTCACCGCTCTGAAAGAGTTGAATTCTGTCGATTTCTAAATTGTCCAAAACAAGAACGACAAAACTGCTTCGCATTTAGACACAGACAAATTTTCAGTTGAACAAGGAGAACTGCTACCTCGACTTTGTCCAGGTTGACTCCATTTTCCTTCAGAAAGGATAAGAAGCTGTCAAGTCTATCTTCAGTTGGTCGGTAGTGTCCACTATAAGCAGAGATGGCCTGGGAAAACAAAACAAGCCAGAGTCAGTCACCATAAAAAGCAATACAGATGTCATGGCAGCTTTAGCAGTCACTATGTTGATGGTGAGACTGCACTAAAAGCTAAAGCTTGAAAGCTGACACTTATTAGCAATGAATGAAACCAATGTTCTATCCTGACGCCTCTTGGACTTGCCCAGAGTCAGTTCACACAGACAAATTACTCCAGACTAGCCAAGACTCTTGACATTTAGTAAGATCGTTAATGCTTTCCCAGTACACCAAAGACAGCATGAGAAACTTTCAGATAGCTAAATATTAAGTCCCTAGCTGACGATTCCTTTAAGAATAAACGTGTCCAATTGTTGAttcaccttttcttttgcaatccaagagaagaaaatagCAGATTTCGCTACTAGGGTAAAGGTAAACAGACAGGCAATTCTTCTATTGGGAAtattgaagaagaagctgaatGCAGGATCATTTGAGGTGAAACGACGTGATGGCTCAAAGAACTACTTGTAGATcttacgttagcataatttcgATGTGAAGCTTGGTTGTTATAGAGGATGAGATAGCTGTTCTGAACAAGCTTCTCAGGCAGCTTTGGACAACAAAGTTCGACATTGCCAACATTATCAGCAGAATACTGGTATATCGCATTGTAGTTTTACTTGGGTCTCGATGACCTTCACCTTGTTGCATATCTCAGTAAATGGAACAACAAGAAACCATTTCGAGACATCAAAGCAGAGAGGGTATTCATAACAAGAGCCACCATAAGGCATGACATATCATTATTAATCCCTTTCTTTACAGCACTTCGCAACCAACTCATAAGAACGAACAACGTCTATAAGTAATCAAACGGGaataacaaaattatttttataggATTACCCAGGGAAGGAGAGAAACAAACATCTAAGACTTGGAAGGTAAAAAAGGAGAACGTAATCAAAACTAAAACTCGAAAACTATGTATCTTAATTTTAGAAGTACGTTAAAAACACAACAAAATGTGCACTGTACCTTAAGCACTCCATGCTCTGCTACTAACCTTCCAGCCGCTATAGTGGCTCCTCCAGCCAGAAAGCTAGAATGATGAAatactcctttctttttctaaacAATTTAGAGGATCAGCTTCACATGACAAAAAAACTTCAGCAATCATAAGAAAAGTCAGAAGTTTTCATCTATAAAGGAATATCAACTTACCTCACCAGCATATAACTTTTTTAAAGTACTCATCACAAATATCCATTTAGCATCTTCTGAACCTTTCTTTGTATGAAGGAATTCTCCAGATTGTTTATGGATGATCTTCCCCTTGACGACAACATACTCatagttttctctctcttgctgaTTTCagtgaggaaaaagaaggaaaatgagaaaGCAAGCGAGCATTAGTCATGGTTGAAGAGATAAACAAAATACATTACTGCATTGCAGGACCAGCCAATCAATAGAAGAAAAATGACTACTTAATAGAGATACACACAGGTCCAAGGTACTTAATGCACTGCTGTCGAAGTTTTGATCTCGGGCACTCTTTAAGATCAAGCTCTTTGCCATCCCCTATATCCAACctgcaaagaaaaaagaatattaaagtCAGAACATGGCCATTCTAGTTAGCCTATGTTTGGGAAGTTAGGGAAAGTGAGAGAAATGGAAAATTCGGtggaaattcttaaaaattttgaagggTATGCAGGGGaaagtttaaaattgttttATGTTCCACCCACTTTCATTCTTCACCCCATTCCCAAACATTAACGTCTATGATAGCTTGCACCACAAAAGCACAAAGCAGAAACAAACCACAGCATAATGCCCTATCATTAATACAATCAATTTCTGTTGCAATTACAGCCATGTTTTCTTTGGGAATGAAAACGAAGCATTAGTGAACCAGCCCTGATATCACGAGAGCCCCATAGTAAGCATGCATGATCGTATAGCTGAGATGTGAACTTCATACaagaaaaatttctcaaaaagagTGTCCATTCAGTGACTCAGCATCTCTTCACCTTTGAAGAGTTCTTTTCACCAGGCCTTGCACCACCTTCACTAGGAACTACTCGAGAAACATAGCATCATTGAAGCATGTTGGTCTCTCATATAAGTCCAAGCCAAATACACTCCAGACTAGTAACTCCAGTCACCATGTTAGTTCAATCAACGCCACAACAACTTAAGACTTGCTTTATTATAAATCAGACAAGAAAGCCTTGTCATGACCAAAAGTCCAAAAGCAATAACAAGATATATGTTCGTTGTTCACATAttttgatgagagagagagaaactgccATCCAGCCCAGGGGCAGAGGTTCAGCAGGATCAAATTAAGATAACACCTCAGAAAATCAAGATCTGTTGGCAGTAAACTCCGAGCGAAACCAAGCTGGAAGCTTCTGCCATCAAGAAAATTGCTTCTGCATATTTATAAGAATCTCCAATTCTTAGCCTGATAAAAACTTTTCACTTACCAGTAAAAGAATGGTTGTCCTGATTCCGCTTCGCACCATTCTTCATAGTACAGGTGCAGGCAATGCCCATAGCGATGCCGGGGATCAATCTACAATCCAGAAGATGATACATGCATATTCAATATCAAGATACAAACTATATCTCAATCTTCAAGTCGCCAGGCCACTTTTAAGTGATGTTAATTCAAACAAGAAACTGAGAAGGCAGTTAAATCACAGCTTCAATCCAATGCTGAAAAGCCAATTTTTG is a genomic window containing:
- the LOC115742308 gene encoding IQ domain-containing protein IQM3-like; translated protein: MAFDALRSPSDFDFREKLVFPRSVPVGVAPSSPELDSPDSPASGGSTRDVSIASDLESPDNAGTDGDLCVEREMPCCSAPDTRDDDGDDRSCRSRELILEPHAGLSPGGGSGGSPVAVGGESAVAVVGGQKQSGAEAGSNVLRSPESVPPESSAAVKLQKVYRSYRTRRRLADSAVVAEELWWRALDFVRLNRSTISFFNFPESAASRWTRVGLNASKVGKGLSKDAKAQKLAFQHWIEAIDPRHRYGHCLHLYYEEWCEAESGQPFFYWLDIGDGKELDLKECPRSKLRQQCIKYLGPQERENYEYVVVKGKIIHKQSGEFLHTKKGSEDAKWIFVMSTLKKLYAGEKKKGVFHHSSFLAGGATIAAGRLVAEHGVLKAISAYSGHYRPTEDRLDSFLSFLKENGVNLDKVEIRKASDDSETYEDNKPSVRGSSVGTSETPELSQPEISKEETESVSVGLTEATNPQESSIYKRTLSGGLQSPRAEVPKKAILQRINSKSVARSYQLGHQLSLKWSTGAGPRIGCVADYPLQLRQQALEFVNLSPRCPPTPSAYRDIAILSPSGLCPSA